DNA sequence from the Alkaliphilus metalliredigens QYMF genome:
ATAAAATGGCAAGAAAAATATTTAATATAAATGAGCCAATGATAATAATTAAACTAGCATAGCTAATAAAGGTCATATTACTAGTAATCCGCTGATATTCATTTGCTCCCTGTTCTAACTTGTTATCTACCAAGCTACTAATATAATATTTGATATGGTCATTGATTTCATTTGCCCGGGTAAAATGTTGGATGTATTCACTACTTATTCTTCCTCGTTTTGCCCTAACTGCATCATCTGTCTCCAATAAAAGATTATCAATCATATTGCCTATATTTTTCAGCATAAGTTCATCTAATTCAAAATTCGCTTCTTTAGAAATCTCCCTTGACTTACGCTGTAAATCATTGTAAATTGTATAATAGTTTAATAAGGCTTCAGATGACTTTGTAGTCAAATACTTCTCAATTTCCATCATAAGTATGTTAACATCATTATTCAATTCACTTAGATAAGCATAATCCTCTAGGATCATTTCCACTTGCGACGAGACGATCCTAGCGTTATAATTCGCAAACAGGCTGGTCACACCTAATAAAATTGTAATAATGAGATAGTAAACAATTATTTTCTTTCGAATTCCTACAAATCGGAATATCTGTTTGTTCATATTTTCACCAACTATTCTAAAAATTCTAGTCTTTCTTCATACTCATGGAGATTTTCTCTTTTAATTACTTTCACCCCAGTATCAATGAAGCTGGACACATTATTTTTCTCTTTTATATCAATGAGTGCCTGCACACTTTCATATCCCATTCTGTAAGGATCACTCATCACTGTGCCATAAATAATTCCCTTTTCTATATACCGTAGGGTACTTTCTGCGTCTCCAAATCCAATCATTGTGATTTCTCCAACTTTGTTTTGATCTATGATGAGTTGCACGCTCCCAAGGGTGTCCACAGATGTCATTGTAAAAATTGCATCAATGTCTTTCCCCCCATTTAAAATGGATTGGGTAATTTCCTCGGCACTTAATATACCCATCCGAGAAGTATAGGTTTGCACAACCTCCATGTCAGGGTACTCTTTGAGTTCACTTAAAAAACCATTAATTCTAATATTTTGACTAGCTGCATCTGGTTCAAAATTATTACTAACAATGATTGCAATATTCGCTTTTCCCCCAGTAGCCTCAACCATCAGTTTTCCTGCTTCTGTCCCTAGCAAGAATCCATTTGTTCCTACAAAAGCGGCCCGATTACTTATCTTATCGTCATTTTCAACAGTCACTACTGGGATTCCACCATAATATGCTTTGTTAATCATCGTTGTAAAGTCCTCTCCACTAGAAACATGTGTGATAATGCCATCTACTTCAGATAAAATTGCAATATCTAGATACTTTAACTCCTCTTCAGGACTATAAAACCTTGGGGCATTAAATTCCACAACAACATTATGATCCCTTGCAGCTTGTTCTGCACCTTGTCTAATTTCCTTCCAGTAAGGATCTACTGCATTTTGGCCCACAAAGTAAAAGTGATATCTAGGATTTTCAGTAAAAATGGTTACCTTACTACTCCTCAACCATAGTAGTAAAATGCCCGTCACACAAATCAAGAATACTAATATAAAAATAAGATATTTAGTTACAACTCCAATTTTTTTGTTATTATTTATTAAATTCATAATCCCTCCGTCTATTTTCTGAGATTCATTTTATGCATAATACTTATATGCTACTCTTTTTATTCTACAACTAAGCTCTATATCCCTTGTTTTTCCAGAGAAAAGCCCTAAGCAATCAAACTTTGTAATTTTTCCTAATAAAACTAAGAGATAAGCTAATTTCTATTTAGCTTATCTCTTAGTTTTATTGCCTTGGAAATATTCAAATTTCAACATCAATTGTCTATTCCTCACTATTTTTGTCTTTTTACGGCCTAATCAAACAAATTTAGTTTATCAGAAATCTTAGTAATACACCTAAGATAAAAGCTACATCATCATCTTTCAAACATCATTTGATATGCTTCAAGGTCTCGAAGTAAGTCCAATTCATGGTCTTTTTTCATATATTGGATTAAACTTGGACTCAGCTCTGTGGCTCGAATCAAATCCCTTAAGGCTTTTTCTTTATTGTGGCAATAAACATGCAAACAGGCACGATTATAAAATAGTACAGCTACATTTTTATTATATATAATTCCCTGACTAATTACATCAAGGGCCATTGTATATTCTTTTTGTTCTTTATATAGTACTGCTAGATTCAAAAAACCATAGGGGTAATCTTGATTATATTGAATCGATTTCATATAGTAGTGTATCGATTCTTCAACCCGTTCTAGCTTCTTTAGTATAACCCCCATATTAAATAATGCCTTATAGTTAGTCGGGTCTATTTCTAAAGCCTTCTCCATCATGATAAGTGCTTGTCCATTTTTATCTAATTCTTCATAGATAGACCCTAGGTTTACATAAGCCCAAAAATCTTCAGTATTTAAACTAATGGATTTTTGATAATATTCAATTGCTTTCTCCTTTTCCTCTAGTTCGTCGTACACGTTAGCCAAGAAAAAATAGGCCTTTTCATAATATGGGTCCATTTCAATTGCCTTTTTGTAATAGTAAATCGCAGTGTCATAGTCCTTTTGCTGATCATATAAAATAGCTAGGCTATAATATCCCCTGGCTTCCTTGGGGTTGATTTGAAGTACTTCTTCGTACTTTTTTTTTGCCAAAGGGTAGTCTTCTAATTCATCGTAGAGCAAGCCCATACTCAATAATAGCTCAATATCTTCAGCTCCTCCATGAGTTTGATAGGCCTTTTCATAAAATTTTAAGGTTTGAAAAATATTACCTTCTTCTTGAAATTTTTGAGCAATCATTTTATAATTATTCAACATATACTGATTATCCTTCAAATTATTCCTCCTTCCAAATTCATATGAATTCCATCCAATATTGTATATTTTATCAAATAAGTAGTATAATCTTTAGAAACAGCGAAATATATTTAAAGAGGGGGCAAAACATGTTTAATAAAGATAAAACTACTTTAAACATTGGTCATCGAGGTGCACAGGCTCTTTTTCCAGAAAACACCATCATTTCCTTTGATGGTTCCCTTGAGCTTGGAGCTGATATATTAGAAATGGATATCCGTATGACAAAAGATCAAGTGCTCGTTTGCCATCATGATGAATCCATAGATCGAATGAGTAATGGCACAGGTCCTATTGCAGACTTCACTTATAGAGAACTATTAGCTTACAATTTTGCCTATGGATTTCAAAGTCCATCAGGCCATTATCCCTATGGCAACCGTAACGTAAACATTCCTCAGTTAAAGGATGTCTTACGTAATGACTACGTTTCTCCCCTTATATTTGACCTTAAAGACAGTGGAAAACGAGGCTATGCAGTTGCAGATCAAATATTCGACCTCATCAAAAAACATCATCTATGGGATCGTGTGTTAATAGCCAGTTTTCATGATTCTGTCATTAATTATTTCCGAAAAATCAGCCAGAATAGTGTGAAAACAGCCATGGGCAATTATGAAGTTGCGGTTTTTGTAGTTCTTGCCTTTCTACGACTTGATTCTCTTTTTAAAAACAAGGCTACAGCGATTCTTCTCCCTAGGCAATTTTATTTTTTAAGACTTGATTGCAGTGCAATTATAAAAGCAGCCCACCGTCATAAATTGGCAATTTATTATTGGACAATTAATGACAAGCAGGAAATGCGTAGATTGATTAATTTAGGAGTCGACGGCATTATTACAGATCGACCTGATAGATTAAAAGAATTATTAAAAAGACAAGTCAAATAGAATGGGTACTCTTAGAATGCTACTTCTTAACGATGATTTATAATTGTAGCACCTGTTATAAGTTTAGCACCTGTTATAAGTTTATTATTAAACATTATCTTGTCTTTACATTATACCCTCCTTTCAACTAGAAACTTATTATTTCTATGATTTTTTATCTTCCCTTATAATTTTTCATAGATAAGCCTATATTAATAGATAAGTTCAAATTTTCACTTAAGAGGAGAGTGGATAATGGATATCAAATCTTTTGAAAAAATACAACTCTATGGCTTTAACAATTTAACTAAAACCTTAAGCTTTAATATTTATGATATTTGTTATGCTAAAGCCCCAGAGCAAAGTAAGGCCTACATTGCTTATATCGACGAGCAATATAATGCAGAGCGTTTAACGAAAATTTTATCGAATGTAGCTGATATTACAGGCGCTAACATTCTAAGTATATCTAAACAGGATTACGATCCCCAAGGAGCCAGTGTCACCATGTTGGTTGCTGAGGAAATGACAGTTCCTACCCTAACCCCAGAATCCCTCACAGGTGAGAGTCCCGGTCCACTCCCAGGTAACAAACCTTCTCCTGGATCTATTGTTACTCATTTAGATAAAAGTCATGTGACCGTTCACACCTATCCAGAGACCCACCCCCTTGATGGTATCAGCACATTTAGAGCAGATATAGATGTGTCCACCTGTGGACATATTTCCCCTATTAAAGCCCTGAATTATTTGATTCATAGCTTTGAATCTGATATTGTTACAATTGATTATCGAGTAAGAGGTTTTACCCGGGATATCAATGGACAGAAATATTTTATTGATCATGATATTAATTCAATTCAGAATTATATTGCTAAGGATATTTTAAACCTCTATCATGCCATCGATGTTAATGTATATCAGGAAAACATTTTTCATACAAAAATGACCTTAAAAGATTTCAAGTTGAATAATTATCTTTTTGGTGTCTCCGAAGAGGAACTATCAGATCATGAAAGTGCCTCCATCAAGGATCAGCTTCGAGATGAAATGCAAGAAATATTTTATGGCAGAAATGTGACTAAGGTGTAAATATCTAGCATATATGCACGCTACCACTCCTCTGATATTATTTTGTGGACTTACAGATCTAATGAATAAAAAACACAAGACAGTAAGATCACTTACAGCCTTGTGTTTTTATATTGGTTTCAATTACGTATCTCAATTTTTATCATGATTTTCATTTTAGGTTCTCTGAGGTTTCAACTTAGTAATTAAGCTCACTTGACTAGTACAACTTGGTCTTCCTTCAACTGAATTTTCACATGATCCCCTTCAACAATCTCATTTTTTAGATAAGCCTCTGCCATTTCATCTTCAATACTTCGTTGTATGGTTCTCCTTAGAGGTCTAGCACCATACTTTTCATCATACCCCTTTTCGATGAGGAATGTTTTAACCTCATCTGAGACCTCCATTGTCATGTCTTTTTGCCGTAGGTCTTCAGCAACTTCCTTTAGCATTAAATCCACAATCTGCTTGAGTTCTTCTTTTGAAAGCTGGGTGAATACAATTATCTCATCAATTCGATTTAGAAATTCTGGTTTAAAACTTTCCTTCAGTGATTCATGTACTTTTGCCTCTAATGCTTGGTATCCATGTTTTCCAAACCCGATACCATTGGACTTTAAACTTGTTCCTGCATTAGATGTCATCACTAAGACTGTGTTTTCAAAATAAACTGTCCGACCTTGACTGTCAGTTAATCTTCCGTCTTCTAATATTTGTAATAGCATATTGAATACATCTGGATGGGCTTTTTCAATTTCATCCATTAAGATAACGGAGTATGGCTTTCGTTTTACCTTTTCAGTGAGTTGCCCTCCTTGATCGTATCCAACATATCCAGGAGGTGCTCCAATTAACTTAGAAACCGTATGCTTTTCCATATACTCCGACATATCCATACGAATCAATGCCTCTTCGTTACCAAATAACTCTATGGCTAGGGTTTTCACAAGCTCAGTTTTACCTACTCCAGTGGGTCCTACAAAAATAAAGGAAGCAGGTCTCTTCTTCTTTCTAAAGCCAGCACGATTCCGCCTAATGGTTCGGGCTAAACTTGTAATGGCTTCATGTTGACCAATGACTCGCCTATGAAGACTCTCTTCCAATTGCAATAGTTTTTCTGCTTCTTCTTCAGTAATTTTACGTACTGGTATTTTTGTCCACGCCTCAATGACAAATGCAATATCTTCTGTGGTGATGTGAACTTCTTTTGATTCTTTTTCAATGATTTCGATCCGCTTTACTAACCTACACTCTTCCATTTTGAATTGAGCAGCCTTTTCATAGTCATCATGAAGGGCAGCCTCGGCCATGTCCTCTTCTACTTTAACCAATTCCTCTTTAAGTGCTTCTAGCTCCACAAGTCCTTTATTTTTTAAATTTGCTCGAGATCCAGCTTCATCAATCACATCAATGGCCTTATCTGGTAAATATCGATCAGTAATATATCGTTCAGATAATTTCACAGCTGACTCAATAACCTCATCACTGATGAGCACTTTATGATAGTCTTCATAATAGTCTTTAATCCCCTTTAAGATTTCAATTGACTCATCTATGCTGGGCTCTTCTATCAAAACAGACTGAAACCTTCTTTCTAAGGCTGCATCTTTTTCAATATGTTTTCGATACTCTTCAATTGTGGTGGCACCTATGACTTGGACTTCTCCCCGGGCTAGAGCCGGCTTTAAAATATTTGCTGCATTCATTACGCCACCATGGACTTCCCCTGCACCCATAATGTTATGAATTTCATCGATAACCAGTATCACATTACCACTTTCTTGAGCTTCTTCAATTATCGCTTTCATTCTACCTTCAAATTGTCCTCTAAATTGAGTACCTGCTACAATTGCAGTTAAGTCTAAAAGGTAAATTTCAGCATCTAGTAATTTTGCAGGAACCTGCTTCTCAACGATCCTCACAGCTAAGCCTTCTGCAATAGCGGTTTTACCAACCCCCGGTTCTCCAATTAATATGGGATTGTTTTTTGCTCTTCTGTTTAATATTTGGACAACACGATCAATTTCTCGATGTCGGCCAATTATTCGATCCACCCCATTATTAAAAGCTTTTTCTGTTAGGTTCGTTCCATATAAGTCCAAGTTTTTTCTCTTTTTCTTCTTTTTTCTTAGTTTTGATTTTCCAACTTTTTCTTCCTTAATCTCTTCGTTATCCTCAATCTCCTTTTCAGGGTTCTCTACAATGTCTTCCTCTATATTAGGATGGTCGTCCTTGTTATATAGATTGCTTAATTGGGAAAAGGACTGACTAAATAAATTCATCAGTTTATTTGGATCTCCTAAATCCTCAGCATCCAGCTCTCCAAAGGTATCACTCATCTGTTCCATTAAGCCTTCTACTTCTTCTTCTGACATCCCTGTTTGCTCCATCAACTGTTCCATCACAGGAAGCCCCATTTTTTTTGCACATTGAATGCATATACCCTTCATCTCAGATTTCCCATTTTCGAATTTGGTAGCATAAATCATTGCGGTGTTTTTATGACATACTGAACACTTTTTCATATTACCATCTCCATATTTCTATATAGTTTTTTAATCTCATCATTTTTCCAATTATAGGTCACTTTTACATTGATCATTATTTGTTATACTCTCCCATTATAACATAGATACCCACTTTAACAGATGCTTAAAGGTCTTTTTCATATATTCTTGTAGCTAATCCCGAATACTAACTATTATATGCTAAATCAAAGCATTTCATCGCATTCTCCCTAGAAAAAAAGATGCATTGTGATGGGCATCACTTGTGCATCTTTCTTAATAATTGATTTCATTTCTAAATTTTTTAGCCCAGTAGCTTGTTATCAATCAAAAAAACCATCACTACTACCACTGGTAGCATGAAATTTGGCTCCAATGATTTCTTATCAATGGGGCTAAAAAGAACTTAAACTGAGTTTACCACTTGCGTGAAGCCCCACCACCACCTGATGAGCCTCCCCCAAATCCACCTCTACCTATGGAAGACCCTCCACTAGAGGAACCTCCTCCAAAGGGACCTCTAGGTCCTCTAGGATAACGGCCTCTTCTAGACCGTCCAACGAAGTTGCCACCCATCTGATGGGGTCCACCTCCTGTAGGTCCAGCATATTTTCCCGAAGCCAGATCTCCTAAAAATAGAAGTGCTAACACAAAGAGATTCTTACCAAGCACCTTAGAAAATATTAGCATTCCTAGTAAAGTCATTAATAGCAGTGAGCCAATCATTTTCAAAAGACTTACAATTGAAGTAGGTTGTTCCAAAACTGTAGGGGTTATAGCCTCAGCCCCTACAAAAATTTCGTTAATGTCGATGTTGTACTCTACTGCTATTTCCTGAAGTAGAAGACTATAAGCAGTTGAGATTCCTTGGCTATAGTTTTCATTTTGGAAATAGGATATCATTTGATCCATAATGGCTCCAGCCTTACCATCATTAATAGCTCCCTCTAGACCATACCCTACTTCAATTCGCGCCTCTCCTTCCGCTTGAGCAACTAAGAGCAGTACGCCATTATTTTGATCTGTTGATCCAATCCCCCATTGGCGAAATAGGTTAAGTATATACTCCTCAATTGGTATCCCCTCTATTGAAGGTACCGTCACAATAACAAGCTCTGCAGATGTCTTCTCTTGTAAGGCTTGACTCATTCGAAGCATATCTTCCTTCACATCACTCGAAATCATAGATGCATAGTCTTGGACATATATGTCCACTGTAGGTGTCTGTGGTATAGAAAAAGCATATACACTGGTCAAGGAAGAGCTGATTAATACAATTATGAACAGCATTAACATTAATGTTCTTTTTTGATTCTTCAAAGCATTTCCTCCTTAGGATTAAGTGACATCAGTTAAACTATGTTGTTCATAGAGCTAAATACAAATTTGCTTTTTTCAATTAAAATTTACCTGTGGTGCCTCCCCTGCCTCAGAACTCATTTCAAAGTATGGTTGTGAGTCAAACCCAAAGTTATTAGCTAACAGGCTTGTTGGAAATCTTCTTATGGTATCATTATAATCTCTCACAGAATTGTTATAATCTTGACGCGCTACCGCTAGTCGATTCTCTGTTCCAGCCAATTCATCTTGTAATCGTACAAACTGCTCACTGGCCTGAAGCTGTGGGTAGTTTTCTGTTAAGACAAGCAATCGGCTTAAAGCTCCAGTTAGTTCTTGGTTAGCATCAATCATATCTTCCCTATTGCTCCCTTGGCCAATACGAGCTCTAGCGTTGGCGATTTCAGTAAACACCTGTTCCTCGTGGGATGCATAGCCCTTTGTTACCTCCACTAGATTAGGGATCAAATCATATCTTCGTTGCATTAAATTCTCGACTTGTTGCCAATTGGCATTGACGGATTCATCCATTCCTACTAGTTTATTATAGCTACCCGTTATAGATATTGCAGGTATTGCGATGACTAATGCCACGATGACTAAAACAATAATCCATGTCTTTTTCATTTTTCTTTCCCCCTTATCACAGTTACATTTCCTTTATGTCATATACGCTTTCTACCTCTACTATCATACATTATTTTATGCAACTCTTCCACTCTTTAGCTTAGTTAATTTTTTTCCATAAAAACTAAACTTCACAAAAAGAGCTTGAGCTATCTTGTAATGCATAGCTCAAGCTCTTATCAGTATTGACTTGATCATTAAATCATACGTGGTATGCAGATGATTTCTCCAACCCTGAGTTGATTGGGATCTGTAAGCTGTGGATTCGCTATCGTTAACTGCGCCACTGTCATCCCATAACGTCTGGCAATTAGATAAAGTGTATCACCAGACTGTACCGTATAAAGAATACCTCCTGGACAAGGAATGGGACCCGGTACCCCTACTGGTAAACATATTCTTTGCCCTATTTGTAGCCGTTCTGGATCCACATTAGGATTTACAGCTCTTAGCTGTTCTACAGTAACTCCGTAGCGTATGGCGATACTATAAAAGGTGTCTCCAGCCCGAATGGTATATGTTACTCCTGGGCAAGGTGCTGGTGGCCTTACAGCAGGTACGCATACTTCCTGCCCTATTTGCAGGGCATCTGGATTTACATCGGGGTTTGCTGCAATGAGTGCTTCCACTGCAATATTATATCGTCGTGCAATATTAAAAAATGTGTCTCCAGATTGAATCACATAGACAAATCCCCCTGGACATATGGTATCTTCTAGGGCTACCGGTATACAAATTGTTTGGCCAATCTGAAGATTTTGTGGATCCACACCGGGATTAGCCTGTCGTATCGCTTCTATCGTTGTATTGAATCGTTGTGATAAACCATAATATGAATCTCCAGGTCGGATCGCATATAGTGTCCCCTCTGGACATACTGGCACTTGATTGTTCATATATTTCACCCTTTCAATTTATCTATATTTCTTATTTGATACATTATATACAAGATGTCTCACTATGGTTACACAATAAAAAATTTGATTGTTATTTTCTACGATTTCTTTTAGTATCTTAAAGCCAGACTGTTAAAAACTTATAAGAATTAAAGTACAAAAAAACCAGTGACCGCAACGTATATGAATACGAAGCGTACTGGTTTTTTTAAACAACAAAAAAATAATGGTTTTTTAGCAGTAGGAATTGATGCCAATGAGCCCATTCTACTACTTTTATTATGATTCAATTATTGATGAATTAATATTAAATGAAGTAATATACTCCATCTGTTCTAATTGCATTCCTGCCTTTGTTCCACCATCATTGATCCATTCACCCGTTAACCCGTGGTTATTGATTGTCATTTCAAAGTGACACATGGCAATACCGATGTCAATTCGTTGGATGTCAAACCCCAGGGTTTTATTGTAACCCTTATTTCGTTGTAAATAAAAGTGAAACTGATCCTTTTCTTTAACAACGCGCCACGGTTGTTTATTAGACGCTGATGGTGCCATTCTGACCATTTCTAAGGCAATGGCATATTGTTGTGAAATTTCCTCTTTTAGTAATGGCGTGTCTAATGTCTCTTTATAAAACAGTTGTTCCCATTTCAATCTCTTATTTGACCCTGCAGCGAATCGAACAATGTTATCTATCAGAGATTTTTTATTTTGAGGATAACCGATAGGTGTAATGACCGGCATGTACTCTTGATCCTTCAGTTCAAGGAGTCTTTCAAAACCTTCACGCTTAAAAGTTCCTCCCAGCCAACAGGTTCCCAGTCCTAAGGATGTAGCAAAAAGGATTACTTTTTCCAGTATATATCCAACCTGTTCTAAGTCACCATCACCACGCTCCACGGCTACCAGTATGTAGGTTTTTGCTCCTCTAATTACACCATAGGTACCAATTTTCTTCCCAGTATTTTCAGCAACGCTTAAATCATCAATCAGCTCGAAACGCACCTTAGGTGTAAATGGTCCTGTGGTATCATCAATAAATTCCATTATTTTTCTTTTGTTTTCCACCGATAAGGGCTGTGGTTCATATGTTCTGACCGAAATTCTTCTTTTAATAACTTCTGTTATTGGGTAGTTAAAATACTGCTTTTCATCCACCAATTTACTTCCTCTCTTCACCATTTCCACTATGTTATTTCTTTTCATCATTTATTATGGCGATGTGCTTGGTCAGCACATCAGTTAATCGTTCAATGTCTTCTGAAGCCAATACATCTAATCCGATTTTATTCACTTTGTCATCTTTCATAGATAGAAGTAATTTTTTCCCCTTGAGGTGTCCTTCTTTCATTTGATTAAACTCATATAGCCTTGGTTTTCTTATGAGGCCCATGTATTGAGAGATCCCCACTTCCACAACAGTAATATAACTGATGGACGTCATCCGAAGATATTGTCTTCCTAAACTAGTGCTGATTAACGTTATGAGTAGCAACTGTACTCCTATTGTTGTTCTAAATACATTGTTAATTCCCAATTGGTATAACATAATGAAGGCTCCAAAGCCCAAAATAAACCACACAGCACCTGCAATTTTCCATAATATATTTTTCTTATACTTTAATTCCATTGTTTTAGCTCCTTATTCATATTATTATTAATTCAGTCTCACTAAGTAACACACAATTACTTATCTATATCTTCACTACAAAATTCCATTGAAAACAGATCTTACTTTTATATGGTTTCCAAATTCATACAATGTAAATCTTCTATCACACCATCTTATCATAGAGTGACATTATTTTACATAGTTAACTTAGAAACCCCTCTATATTTCAACTCAATATAGAGGGGTTATTATATACTGATGTTTCTTTACTATCTTATGATTTCACTGCCAGAGTCTCTTTAACAGGAGGTTTCACAAGCATAATTAAGACTGCAGAAATCAGACAAAGAGTTGCTAAATAATAAAAGACCATTTTATAATTGCCATTGGTAATCCCCAATAAGTATCCACTAAGGGTTGGCCCTATGAGTCCCGCTATAAATCCATAGGCCGTAAAGACTAAACCAAGTATTGCGCCAAAGTGCTTAAGTCCAAAACAGTCAGCGATCATTGGTGACGAACATGCAAATAACGTTCCATATCCAAATCCAACCAAACCTGCAAGTATTGAAATCATTACAAGACCTGAGACATGGGGTAATAAAATGTAGCCAATAGCTGCTCCCACAAAGGTAATACTAAGGGTTAAATTTCTACCCACTATATCAGAGATGGCTCCGGTGACAATTCTACTGATACCATTTGCTAAGTTATATACCGCTAAAATCGTTGCTGCTGCAGCTAAATCAAAACCTTTAGCCATTCCAAAACTTACAGATTGTGTCACCATCGTTACTCCTGCAGCTCCCATCAATGCCCAAACGGCCCATAGTAGCCAAAAACTTTTTGTTTTAGTGGCTTCTTTTGAAGTAAATGAGAATTGCTCAGACATTGCAGAATTCTCCTGTTTCACCTCGGTAGGCTCAAAGCCTTTAACTTTTTCAGGTATTTCTGTAAATTGAGAAGCGATTAAGCCCACAACTAAAGTTGCACCGGCAACAATGATACAAAGGGTTTGGTACCCTACAGTCTCAAGCATAAATCTAAAAATAGGCACCATAATTGCTGCTGATATTCCAAAGGTGAGGTTAACAATACCAGACATCAAGCCTCTTTTTTGTGGATACCACCGCTG
Encoded proteins:
- a CDS encoding LysM peptidoglycan-binding domain-containing protein, which codes for MNNQVPVCPEGTLYAIRPGDSYYGLSQRFNTTIEAIRQANPGVDPQNLQIGQTICIPVALEDTICPGGFVYVIQSGDTFFNIARRYNIAVEALIAANPDVNPDALQIGQEVCVPAVRPPAPCPGVTYTIRAGDTFYSIAIRYGVTVEQLRAVNPNVDPERLQIGQRICLPVGVPGPIPCPGGILYTVQSGDTLYLIARRYGMTVAQLTIANPQLTDPNQLRVGEIICIPRMI
- a CDS encoding nitroreductase family protein; amino-acid sequence: MMKRNNIVEMVKRGSKLVDEKQYFNYPITEVIKRRISVRTYEPQPLSVENKRKIMEFIDDTTGPFTPKVRFELIDDLSVAENTGKKIGTYGVIRGAKTYILVAVERGDGDLEQVGYILEKVILFATSLGLGTCWLGGTFKREGFERLLELKDQEYMPVITPIGYPQNKKSLIDNIVRFAAGSNKRLKWEQLFYKETLDTPLLKEEISQQYAIALEMVRMAPSASNKQPWRVVKEKDQFHFYLQRNKGYNKTLGFDIQRIDIGIAMCHFEMTINNHGLTGEWINDGGTKAGMQLEQMEYITSFNINSSIIES
- a CDS encoding MFS transporter, producing the protein MSQSIINATYASERSKKATLAVIGSAVAIFFPGALVFGFPGLMSPVWQQMLGIESGALGYVMFFLLASLGVFMFFVGKWTITIGAKNLMRIGTVMASIAALMVAFVSNIWMIYLWAFLVGGASCFIYSPGINSVQRWYPQKRGLMSGIVNLTFGISAAIMVPIFRFMLETVGYQTLCIIVAGATLVVGLIASQFTEIPEKVKGFEPTEVKQENSAMSEQFSFTSKEATKTKSFWLLWAVWALMGAAGVTMVTQSVSFGMAKGFDLAAAATILAVYNLANGISRIVTGAISDIVGRNLTLSITFVGAAIGYILLPHVSGLVMISILAGLVGFGYGTLFACSSPMIADCFGLKHFGAILGLVFTAYGFIAGLIGPTLSGYLLGITNGNYKMVFYYLATLCLISAVLIMLVKPPVKETLAVKS